The following are from one region of the Ruficoccus sp. ZRK36 genome:
- a CDS encoding helix-turn-helix transcriptional regulator, giving the protein MDSVERVARRTRELRQKHGLTQQELAELADMSEKFLQQIEACRKKEIWVSTVERIAAAFCLDVHEFLAPDLPSTSKLAKKVPSSRVHRR; this is encoded by the coding sequence ATGGATTCCGTTGAACGTGTCGCCCGCCGAACCCGTGAACTTCGTCAGAAGCACGGCCTGACTCAACAGGAGCTGGCCGAACTGGCCGACATGTCAGAGAAGTTCCTCCAGCAGATCGAGGCCTGCCGCAAAAAGGAAATCTGGGTCAGCACCGTCGAGCGTATCGCCGCCGCCTTCTGCCTGGACGTGCACGAATTCCTCGCCCCCGACCTGCCCAGCACCTCTAAGCTCGCTAAGAAAGTCCCCAGCAGCCGGGTGCATCGACGGTAG
- a CDS encoding RHS repeat-associated core domain-containing protein, with protein MDTVTYDNAGRLKTRTGGRGIVTTYGYDPLYGYQTSISYGDGVTASVTYSEFDRAGRAGQVSDASGTRILGFDAGRVVSETYSASGEPWDGFVVNHDYDDASRLSSVSVSDGASSMHAVEYGYDANTGRLGTVSFAQGGETHTATYGYKEGTSQIDSVVQTQGSAEVLAVGKDYDNLGRLRSLSYGQPHQELGMTYAYNMANQRTYATRGNGEYWRYGYDALGQVVSATKSLPGGQIVPGYTFSYGFDDIGNRSAAGRDGNAARRQQYYAGTDATGVNGANALNQYGSRSVPRVLGVLGMANANATVTANAQAATRTGDYYQALLDYSSGEAPDAARYEDILLVGTYAGQGANGTDAVAEVETRAYLPPNPENFTYDDDGNLKSDSRWLYAWDGENRLVTLEPTATAISLGLPGQKLTFTYDSQGRRVKKEVYDWSDTTSTWETSPAATTAFLYDDWNLLAELDYDVSGVQVGSRTYAWGIDLSGSLQGAGGVGGLLAVNVSNGSSAGTYYPAYDGNGNVMAYVDAAGGEVAARFEYGPFGEPLRATGSAADALTYRFSTKYTDPETGLLYYGYRYYSPGMGRWLSRDPIEEEGGMNLYVFVGNNGVNGWDQLGMLTDEAVAAALLRHWAEPNGNDTFGRFGGYWGEYMKSLGAIRVEAQSAMQKEAQKAWDGNRSSGQYSSGTIHINLNRSFSLTATLNGIDYVIRGGYEIDRINCAITMRHNFHTITDVFDPHEADNPESSWADWVGRRLRSGGSVYPSGFKTYQDFNIIIVWNSDDIKFPVSNGKVLTDGGTKAWPFAAN; from the coding sequence GTGGACACGGTCACCTATGACAATGCGGGACGACTGAAAACCCGTACGGGTGGACGAGGTATCGTGACGACTTATGGCTATGACCCTCTCTACGGCTATCAGACCAGTATTTCCTATGGAGATGGTGTCACGGCCTCAGTCACCTACTCAGAGTTTGATCGTGCAGGCCGAGCAGGCCAGGTCAGCGATGCGTCAGGGACGCGTATACTTGGCTTTGATGCCGGAAGGGTTGTGTCTGAGACATATTCGGCGAGTGGCGAGCCTTGGGATGGTTTTGTGGTTAATCACGACTACGATGATGCTTCGCGCCTGAGTAGCGTCTCGGTGTCCGACGGGGCCAGTAGTATGCACGCCGTTGAGTATGGCTATGATGCCAACACGGGACGTTTGGGTACGGTCAGTTTTGCTCAGGGGGGAGAGACTCACACGGCTACCTACGGCTACAAGGAGGGGACCAGCCAGATTGACTCTGTGGTGCAGACTCAGGGTTCTGCGGAAGTGCTTGCTGTCGGGAAAGATTACGATAATCTTGGACGCTTAAGGAGCCTGAGCTATGGGCAGCCCCATCAGGAGCTTGGAATGACCTACGCCTACAACATGGCCAATCAGCGGACCTACGCGACTCGCGGTAATGGCGAGTACTGGCGTTACGGCTACGATGCACTCGGGCAGGTGGTCAGCGCCACGAAGTCTCTACCCGGCGGACAGATTGTTCCTGGTTACACCTTTAGTTACGGCTTTGATGACATCGGCAACCGCTCCGCGGCGGGGCGCGATGGAAATGCCGCTCGACGGCAGCAGTACTATGCCGGCACGGATGCGACCGGTGTCAATGGTGCCAATGCACTTAATCAATATGGCAGCCGTTCGGTGCCGCGTGTACTGGGCGTGCTCGGGATGGCCAACGCTAATGCGACCGTCACCGCAAACGCTCAGGCCGCTACCCGTACGGGGGATTATTATCAGGCGTTGCTGGATTACTCTTCGGGGGAGGCCCCAGATGCTGCCCGCTATGAGGACATCCTGCTTGTGGGCACCTATGCCGGGCAGGGTGCCAATGGCACCGATGCTGTGGCCGAGGTCGAGACTCGGGCCTATCTGCCGCCCAATCCGGAAAACTTCACCTACGACGACGATGGGAATCTGAAGTCTGACTCGCGCTGGCTCTACGCCTGGGACGGTGAAAATCGCCTCGTTACGCTGGAGCCGACCGCCACAGCCATTTCCCTCGGGCTACCCGGCCAGAAGCTCACCTTCACCTATGACTCGCAGGGGCGCCGAGTGAAGAAGGAGGTCTACGACTGGAGCGATACGACGTCGACCTGGGAAACCTCTCCTGCGGCAACTACTGCCTTCTTGTATGATGACTGGAATCTCTTGGCGGAGCTGGACTATGATGTTTCGGGGGTGCAGGTAGGCTCTCGCACCTATGCCTGGGGGATCGACCTCTCCGGATCGCTACAGGGCGCAGGCGGCGTCGGTGGCCTGCTCGCCGTGAACGTGTCGAACGGCTCCTCTGCGGGCACCTATTATCCCGCCTACGACGGCAACGGCAATGTCATGGCCTATGTGGACGCCGCCGGTGGCGAAGTCGCTGCGCGGTTCGAGTATGGCCCCTTCGGTGAGCCCCTGCGTGCGACCGGTAGCGCCGCCGATGCTCTCACATACCGCTTCTCCACTAAATACACCGACCCCGAAACAGGCCTTCTCTACTACGGCTACCGCTACTACTCTCCCGGAATGGGGCGTTGGCTCTCAAGGGACCCGATTGAGGAAGAGGGTGGGATGAATTTATACGTGTTCGTTGGGAATAATGGAGTGAATGGATGGGACCAACTCGGAATGCTAACAGATGAAGCCGTTGCTGCTGCTCTACTGCGGCACTGGGCCGAGCCTAACGGTAATGATACATTTGGACGCTTTGGTGGGTATTGGGGAGAATATATGAAGAGCCTCGGTGCGATTCGAGTCGAAGCGCAGAGTGCAATGCAAAAAGAAGCCCAAAAGGCTTGGGATGGGAATCGTAGCAGTGGGCAGTATAGCTCAGGTACGATACATATAAATTTAAACAGATCATTCTCCCTCACGGCAACTCTAAACGGAATTGACTATGTAATACGCGGAGGATATGAAATTGATCGAATTAACTGCGCAATAACAATGAGGCATAATTTTCATACTATTACAGATGTTTTTGATCCACATGAAGCTGATAATCCAGAGTCAAGCTGGGCTGACTGGGTCGGTCGTAGATTGCGGAGCGGTGGCAGTGTATATCCTTCAGGATTTAAAACATACCAAGATTTTAATATTATAATAGTTTGGAACTCCGATGATATTAAGTTTCCTGTATCGAATGGAAAGGTACTTACGGATGGCGGTACAAAAGCTTGGCCGTTTGCTGCGAATTAA
- a CDS encoding DUF1573 domain-containing protein, producing the protein MPVEVGQEQAVGVYAFKNTGNEPVTILDIHSNCGCTVPELEKKTYEPGESGEIKAIFTLGDRTGPQRKVLTVNADMPGHPITRLVLEANIPKLMTIAPRILIWRKGAANENKEIYVTTDPANSISIEKNADGYDAPWYELVPDEDKPGRYVVLVHPESTEVSKKLKFLIVVTTPEGKQVKNGAFILVR; encoded by the coding sequence GTGCCGGTGGAGGTGGGGCAGGAGCAAGCCGTGGGGGTATATGCCTTTAAGAATACCGGGAATGAGCCAGTGACGATTCTGGATATCCACTCCAACTGCGGCTGCACGGTGCCTGAGCTGGAAAAAAAGACTTACGAGCCGGGCGAATCCGGCGAGATCAAGGCCATCTTTACCCTCGGTGACCGTACCGGACCACAACGTAAGGTGCTGACGGTGAACGCAGATATGCCTGGGCACCCGATCACCCGTCTTGTCCTGGAGGCCAATATCCCCAAGTTGATGACCATCGCGCCCAGAATTCTCATCTGGCGAAAAGGGGCCGCCAACGAGAATAAAGAGATCTATGTAACGACGGATCCGGCGAATAGCATCTCAATCGAAAAAAATGCCGATGGCTACGATGCTCCGTGGTATGAGCTGGTGCCGGACGAGGATAAACCCGGGCGCTACGTCGTGCTCGTGCACCCCGAGAGCACTGAAGTCAGCAAGAAGCTGAAATTCCTGATCGTCGTGACTACCCCCGAGGGGAAGCAGGTAAAAAACGGTGCCTTTATCCTCGTGCGTTGA
- a CDS encoding DUF932 domain-containing protein, which produces MITDTIEPVSPAAPQRCNLLLHCGSHAVSRCDLAQIKTPRATSTWKPIPHIGLLQVVERTLLEQGFTVAGQAHGLTHDNARYFGLLEVDAPVSGLEYTYVVGVRNSHDQRFSAGVVAGSQVLVCDNLSFSGEIQLARKHTPRILHDLPSLAKEAVSGLRHHWDRHDRRVDYYRRITLQDRTAHDLIVRAVDAGVMANSTIPKVLHEWRQPRHEAFHPRTAWSLQNAFTEALKGNLNLLPTRTHRLHLLLDNALGLN; this is translated from the coding sequence ATGATAACAGACACCATTGAACCTGTCTCCCCCGCAGCTCCCCAACGCTGCAACCTGCTCCTGCACTGTGGCAGCCATGCCGTCAGCCGGTGCGACCTTGCCCAGATCAAGACTCCCCGGGCAACCTCCACCTGGAAGCCGATCCCGCACATCGGGTTGTTACAAGTTGTCGAACGTACCTTGCTCGAACAAGGCTTTACCGTCGCAGGCCAAGCCCACGGCCTCACCCATGACAACGCCCGCTACTTCGGGCTACTCGAAGTCGACGCCCCCGTATCGGGACTTGAATACACCTATGTGGTCGGCGTCCGCAACAGCCACGACCAGCGTTTCTCCGCCGGAGTCGTTGCCGGGAGCCAGGTTTTAGTTTGCGATAATCTCTCGTTCTCAGGAGAAATCCAGCTGGCCCGTAAGCACACTCCGCGCATCCTGCACGATCTCCCCAGTCTTGCCAAGGAGGCGGTGTCAGGACTCAGGCATCACTGGGACCGACATGACCGCCGGGTGGATTACTACCGTCGCATCACGCTTCAGGATCGCACGGCTCACGACCTGATTGTCCGCGCCGTCGATGCCGGTGTCATGGCCAACAGCACCATCCCCAAGGTCCTGCACGAGTGGCGTCAACCCCGGCACGAGGCCTTCCATCCCCGTACCGCCTGGAGCCTTCAGAACGCCTTCACCGAGGCCCTCAAAGGCAACCTCAACCTCCTGCCCACCCGCACCCACCGCCTCCACCTGCTCCTCGATAATGCCCTCGGCCTGAATTGA
- a CDS encoding PD-(D/E)XK nuclease family protein: protein MIQPLEHDRNGQQPSTDGLLDHISASTVKLYLTCPLKFWYKKVLKLPEPVSPSLHLGKAVHAALQHFHRARWRGECHERSTVIEAFTQAFNAPEETSVYPDMDTRQTNHDKGIKMVEAYLDSEHGQMTELPLGVEVQLEEDLPVLPSPVLGYIDLVRVGNVPVDYKTCASTPNVQLEAFQHEVQLTLYQLLIESATSEKVEGRELVFLVKTKVPKVIVHRLEPASEREKQRVLDIACAAVDGIYHERFHPQPGMHCAWCSYRSQCAKWTGGAR, encoded by the coding sequence ATGATTCAGCCGCTGGAACACGATCGCAACGGCCAGCAGCCCTCCACCGATGGCTTGCTTGACCACATCTCGGCCAGCACGGTCAAACTCTACCTGACCTGTCCGCTGAAGTTCTGGTACAAGAAGGTCCTGAAGTTGCCCGAGCCTGTCTCCCCCAGCCTGCACCTGGGTAAGGCTGTCCACGCCGCCTTGCAGCACTTTCACCGCGCTCGCTGGCGTGGGGAGTGCCACGAGCGGTCGACGGTTATCGAGGCCTTCACACAGGCGTTTAATGCGCCGGAGGAGACCTCTGTGTATCCGGATATGGATACGCGTCAGACCAACCACGACAAAGGCATCAAGATGGTCGAGGCCTATCTGGACTCCGAGCACGGGCAGATGACAGAGCTTCCACTCGGTGTCGAAGTCCAACTGGAGGAGGACCTGCCGGTGCTTCCCAGCCCGGTTTTGGGCTACATTGACCTGGTTCGGGTGGGCAATGTGCCGGTCGATTACAAGACCTGCGCGAGCACCCCAAACGTCCAGCTCGAAGCCTTCCAGCACGAGGTACAGCTCACGCTCTACCAACTGTTGATCGAGTCGGCCACGAGCGAAAAGGTCGAGGGACGCGAACTGGTTTTCCTCGTCAAGACCAAGGTCCCGAAGGTTATCGTGCACCGGTTGGAACCGGCGAGCGAACGAGAGAAACAGCGTGTGCTGGACATCGCCTGCGCGGCGGTGGACGGCATTTACCATGAGCGGTTTCATCCGCAACCGGGCATGCACTGTGCCTGGTGCAGCTACCGCTCGCAGTGCGCAAAATGGACAGGAGGGGCGCGATGA
- a CDS encoding helix-turn-helix domain-containing protein — MAAQNFTPPYPFEHRVSPEDILAYNEAVDRDEVRKLFRAWSAEDDARAVEGAKVEAERNEKLAMQGALKALVQSSESLQQASGMNHKVWLDRQEAARYLGVSTRTIDRKRERGELRGYLVEGTKTFRFKKTELDELMEG; from the coding sequence ATGGCTGCGCAGAATTTCACACCTCCATATCCGTTCGAGCATCGAGTGAGCCCGGAAGATATTCTGGCTTACAATGAGGCCGTTGACCGCGATGAGGTGCGGAAGCTCTTTCGGGCGTGGTCAGCAGAGGATGACGCCCGGGCGGTTGAGGGTGCCAAGGTCGAGGCAGAGCGAAATGAGAAGCTGGCTATGCAGGGTGCCTTGAAGGCACTGGTGCAAAGCAGTGAGTCGCTGCAACAGGCTTCAGGGATGAACCATAAGGTCTGGCTGGATCGTCAGGAAGCTGCTCGTTACCTCGGCGTATCTACAAGAACGATTGATCGAAAGCGCGAGAGGGGCGAACTGCGCGGCTATTTGGTGGAGGGAACGAAGACGTTTCGCTTTAAGAAAACGGAGTTGGACGAGCTCATGGAGGGGTGA
- a CDS encoding BrnT family toxin, whose protein sequence is MFEYDPNKSQGNKLKHGVDFVEAQALWEDRDAIVVSTSHTSEPRKALIARLKGKVWIAIFTMRGRKIRIISVRRARTNEERHYHESQENLS, encoded by the coding sequence ATGTTTGAATACGACCCCAACAAGAGCCAAGGCAACAAGCTCAAGCACGGCGTTGACTTTGTAGAGGCTCAAGCGTTGTGGGAAGACAGAGATGCAATTGTCGTTTCAACCTCTCATACGTCCGAACCTCGCAAGGCCCTGATTGCTCGCCTGAAGGGTAAGGTGTGGATCGCGATTTTCACGATGAGAGGCCGAAAAATCCGCATTATCTCAGTACGCCGAGCCAGAACAAACGAAGAAAGACACTATCATGAAAGCCAAGAAAATCTCAGTTGA
- a CDS encoding nucleotidyltransferase domain-containing protein, with translation MNSLEQIFPKARAELLRLLFADSGQSLHLRDLARLSHLAVGTIQREIANMREAGLVLEKRDGNRLYFRANPEHPLYPELHSIALKTTGWLAQLTEALRPVEGIDLAFVYGSFASDTATAQSDIDLLVIGSVGLRQLAPRLRPLSATLGREINPNAISPQSYAEKLRARDAYITDVTTKPKRWIIGSDDELAKLA, from the coding sequence TTGAATTCCCTCGAACAAATTTTTCCGAAAGCCAGGGCTGAGTTACTGAGGCTGCTTTTTGCGGACTCGGGCCAGTCGCTGCACTTGCGTGACCTCGCGCGATTGAGCCATTTAGCGGTTGGCACCATTCAACGGGAAATCGCCAACATGCGGGAGGCTGGTCTTGTGCTTGAGAAAAGAGACGGCAATCGGCTCTATTTCAGGGCAAACCCGGAGCATCCCCTGTACCCCGAATTACACAGTATTGCACTGAAAACAACCGGCTGGCTAGCGCAACTGACAGAAGCACTGAGACCCGTTGAGGGCATTGACCTTGCGTTTGTCTACGGTTCCTTTGCCTCCGATACCGCCACTGCGCAAAGTGATATTGATCTTCTGGTGATCGGCTCCGTTGGCTTGCGTCAACTGGCTCCCCGTCTCCGGCCACTGTCGGCAACGCTCGGCAGGGAAATCAACCCCAACGCGATCTCTCCTCAGTCCTATGCAGAGAAGTTGCGGGCGAGGGATGCCTACATTACGGACGTGACAACCAAACCCAAACGGTGGATTATTGGCAGCGACGATGAGCTTGCAAAGTTGGCATAA